From Bradyrhizobium sp. 4:
GCGCTCGACCGCGGCATCGAGCGCGGCTTGCGCGCTCTTGCGGCCGGCAAAGGCCTGCTCCAGCTCGTCCTCGATCGCGCCGCGGATCAGCACGAAGGAGCCGAGCCGGATGCCCTTCGAATTCTCCGTCGGCGGATGCAGCGTGATCTCCTCGAACGACATCGCCGAGCCCGGATTGCGCTCGTAAAACCCTTGCGCGCGCGTCAGCTCGAAGGCGGCGCGGGTGACAGGCAGATAACCGGTGTTCTGGTGCCAGGCGGCCTGCACGCCGGGCTGCGACAGATAAGCGAAGAATCGCGCCACCCCCTTGTATTCCTCGCGCGGTCGATCGCGCAGCACCCACAGCGTGGCGCCGCCGATGATCGAATTCTGCGGCGCGCCCTTCACGTCGGGCCAATACGGCATCATGCCGTAGCCGATCTCGAACTTCGAGTTCGCCTTGATGTCGGCGCGCGTCGCCGAGGAGCCGATGAAGATGCCGCATTCGCCGTTCTGGAAGCGCGGCTCGGCCGACTGGCCGCGGCCGCTATAGTCGAACACCTTCGTCTTCTGCCACTCGCTGAGCTCGGCGACGTGACGCACGAGAGACGGATTGTTGATGGTCAACTCGGCATCGAGCGCGGCAAAGCCGTTGGTCCGCGTCGCCAGCGGCAGATTGTGAAACGCTGAAAAATTCTCGACATGGATCCAGGACGGCCAGGACGTGGTGAAGCCGCACGCCGCGCCGCGATCGCGCAGGCGTTTAGCGGCAGCACCGAGCTCCGGCCAGGTCTTCGGCGGCGCCTCCGGATCGAGCCCTGCGTCGCGGAACATGGTCTTGTTGTAATAGAGAATCGGCGTCGACGAATTGAACGGGAAGGACAAGAGATTGCCGGCCGCATCGGTGTAGTAGCCGGAGACCGCGGGAAGATAGTCATTGAGCGAGAACGGCTCGTTCATGTCCCGCATCAGGCTGAACACGGGATAGATCGCGCCCTTGGCCGCGGTCATGGTGGCGGTGGCGACCTCGTTGACCTGGACGATCGCGGGCTGGCTGCGCGAGCGGAAGGCGAAAATCGCGGCCGTGACCGTCTCGGTGTAACTGCCCTTGTAAGTCGGCACGACGCGATAGTCCGGCTGCGAGGCGTTGAAGTCGGAAGCAAGCTTCTCGAGCTGGCGGCCGAGTTCGCCGGACATGGCGTGCCACCACGCGATGTCGGTCGCGGCCCGCACCGGCGCGGCCAAGGAGAGGGCCGCAAGGGCGGCGATGACCTGCAAGAAGCGCAATGCTGAAATCACGATGGCTCTTTCCGTATCGCGCGACGACGGCGACCGTCCCTGCTTAAGGCGCGGCATTTGCGGTTTCAACCGGGAATGAGCGCCGGCCGCGCCGCACAATCACGCCGAAGCCCCGGGCGGGATGGCCTTCCCCCGACCATCTGCTAGATTGCATTGAACCTTTTGCTCCCGCCATAGACTCCACCACTGAGGGGTTGAGTGTGCCAGTGTTGAACCGTGCCGAACGCTCGCGGACCGGGGTGATTTTCGTCGCGCTTCTGATCGCCATCTGCGCGACGGGGGCCGCTGCGCGGGAATTCCGCGCCGCCGACACCCAGACCGAGGATTATCCGACCGTGCAGGCGCTGCGCTACATGGGCGCCCTGATCGCCGAGCGCAGCGGCGGCCGGCACGAGGTCAAGGTGTTCCACTCCCGCCAGCTCGGCGAGGAGAAGGAGACCATCGAGCAGACCCGGGTCGGCGCGATCGATCTCAACCGGACCAATGTGGCGCTGATCGGCAACTTCGTCCCGGCGATGAACGTGCTGGCGATGCCGTTCCTGTTCCGGTCCATCGAGCACATGCAGAAGGTGCTGGACGGGCCGATCGGCGGCGAGATCCTCGGCAGCTTCGAGCCCTATGGCTTCGTTGGCCTCGCCTTCTACGATTCCGGCGCGCGGTCGATCTACAACGGCGCCCGCCCGGTCAGAAACGTCGCGGACCTCAAGGGATTGCGGATCCGGGTGCAGCAGTCGGAGTTGATGAGCCAGATGATCCGCGCGCTCGGCGCGGAGCCGGTCGAGATGCCCTATGGACAGGTGCTTGCCGGGCTTGCCAACCATCTGATCGACGGCGCCGAGAACAACTGGCCCTCCTACGTGACGACGGACCATTACAAGCATGCCGGCTATCTCGCGCTCACCGAGCACACGATGAGCCCCGAAGTGCTGGTGATCTCGCTGAAGGCGTGGAAAAGCCTGTCGGCCGACGACCAGACCATCTTCCGGGAAGCCGCGCAGCGCTCCAGCCGATTCATGCGCGAGAAATGGCGCGACCTCGAGGAGCAGTCGCAGCGCAAGGCGGAAGAAGCGGGCGTCACCATCGTCAGGGATATCGACCGCAAGCCGTTCGAGGACGCGATGGTCGCGATCTACACCAAGGCCGGGCAAGATCCGGCCGCGGCCGTGCTGATCGAACGCATTCGCAAGGTGGAGTGAGGCCTCTTGCCCGGGCTTGGACACAGCGAGCATGCAGACAGGTCGCCCGGCCCGATGGGGCGGCTGCGCGCGCGGCTGGTCGGCGTGCTCCGGGCGGTGCCGATCCGCTGGCGCATCCTGTCGATCGCGGCGCTGAACTCTGCCGTGGTCATCGTGCTGGTCGGGCTGATCTGGAACGGCTCGCAGGTGCTCGGCTCGGCCTGGGAGGACGTGCGCCAGGTGCGCGAATCCGACCGGATTCTGGCGCTGCTCGAAAGCGAGACCGGGCGGCTGCACAATCTGATCCACCGCTACATCAACCAGCCGAGCCCCGACCTGTTCGCCGAGATCCTGCTGCTGCGCGAGGCGGTGCTGGGGACGCTGACCAACCGCGCAGCCAAGGACCCGATGCTGTCGGGCTCGGTCGAGGAGCTGGAGCGCACCACCGACCGCTTCCTCAACGGCTTCGGCGAGCTGCGCGGCGTGCAGGCCACCATCGCGAAGACCTATGAGGATCAGGTGCAGGGACCGGCCAGGGACATGGCCGGGCTTTACTCCATCATCGAAGGCGCCACCGGCCACCGCGACGCGCTGATCTGGCCTTCGCTGGGCAAGTCGCGCGAAGCCTTCACCGCGATGCTGGTCGCGGCCAATTCCTACTATCTCTCGCTGTCATCGGGTGCGGCCGACGACGCCCGCCGCAATACCGAAACCATCGAGAAGACCATCCCCGTGATGATCGATCTCGCCGACAACGACCTCCAGCGCATGGCGCTGCGGCGGCTGGCGGCCCGGACCGCCGCGCTGCGCGAGGGCTTTGCAAAGCTCTCCGAGCAGCTCACGAACCGTACCGAACTGCTGCGCAACACCATCGACGCCAACCAGGCCGAGGCCATCGGCGCCATCGACGATCTCTCCACCAAGATGCGCCAGCGCGAGCAGAAGGCGCAGGAGACGTTCGACCGCACGCTGGCGGACATCTCCCGCCGTGTTCTTTCCATCGCCGTGATCTTCCTCGGCATCAT
This genomic window contains:
- the ugpB gene encoding sn-glycerol-3-phosphate ABC transporter substrate-binding protein UgpB codes for the protein MPRLKQGRSPSSRDTERAIVISALRFLQVIAALAALSLAAPVRAATDIAWWHAMSGELGRQLEKLASDFNASQPDYRVVPTYKGSYTETVTAAIFAFRSRSQPAIVQVNEVATATMTAAKGAIYPVFSLMRDMNEPFSLNDYLPAVSGYYTDAAGNLLSFPFNSSTPILYYNKTMFRDAGLDPEAPPKTWPELGAAAKRLRDRGAACGFTTSWPSWIHVENFSAFHNLPLATRTNGFAALDAELTINNPSLVRHVAELSEWQKTKVFDYSGRGQSAEPRFQNGECGIFIGSSATRADIKANSKFEIGYGMMPYWPDVKGAPQNSIIGGATLWVLRDRPREEYKGVARFFAYLSQPGVQAAWHQNTGYLPVTRAAFELTRAQGFYERNPGSAMSFEEITLHPPTENSKGIRLGSFVLIRGAIEDELEQAFAGRKSAQAALDAAVERGNKILRQFERASPDR
- a CDS encoding TRAP transporter substrate-binding protein gives rise to the protein MPVLNRAERSRTGVIFVALLIAICATGAAAREFRAADTQTEDYPTVQALRYMGALIAERSGGRHEVKVFHSRQLGEEKETIEQTRVGAIDLNRTNVALIGNFVPAMNVLAMPFLFRSIEHMQKVLDGPIGGEILGSFEPYGFVGLAFYDSGARSIYNGARPVRNVADLKGLRIRVQQSELMSQMIRALGAEPVEMPYGQVLAGLANHLIDGAENNWPSYVTTDHYKHAGYLALTEHTMSPEVLVISLKAWKSLSADDQTIFREAAQRSSRFMREKWRDLEEQSQRKAEEAGVTIVRDIDRKPFEDAMVAIYTKAGQDPAAAVLIERIRKVE